CGATGACCAACGAAAAACACACGAGTCATGTTGTATATGTAATCTATGTAAGACCGAGTTTTCTAAAGAAAATCATAAAGTGGCAGATCACTGCCATTTATCGGGAAAATTTAGGCAAACATTATGCAATACATGTAACCTTAAGCTCCAAACACCTAATTTTATACcggttttttttcataatttatcaaattatgatGCACATTTTATTGTGACACGTCTTGGCTATGATTCAAACACTATTAATGTTATTCCGAACAGTGAAGAAAAGTATGTCTCATtctcaaaatatgtaaacaacAAGTTTTCAATAAGATTCATTGACACATGCAGATTTATGGCGTCAAGCTTATCGACCCTGTcctcaaatttaataacaccTGGATACGAAAAGTTCAGAGAAATTGCCAAAGTGTTTAAACCCGAAGATATGCCGCTTGTTACCCGTAAAGGAGTATACCCGTACGAATATACAGACAATTGGAGCAAACTAGAAGAGACAAGTTTACCACAGAAAGAAGAATTTTATAGCACATTAACAGagtcaaatattgaaaacgcAGATTACGAACACGCAAAAACAGTATGGGACCACTTCAATTGTCGATCACTCGGTGAATATTCAGATCTGTATCTCAAAATTGATGTCTTATTATTGGctgatgtttttgaaaatttccgTGATCTGTGTTTGAGCACATATCACCTCGACCCGGCATTCTACTACACAGCACCAGGTTTCAGCTTTGACTGTATGTTGAAATACACGTCTATGAAACTTGAATTACTCTCTGATTATGATATGCTGTTGATGATTGAAAAAGGTAAATTATAAAgcgattgtttatttataaattatgttttattttttttattaaaggaaTTCGTGGTGGTCTAACTCAAGCAAGCATGCGTTACGCTAAAGCAAACAACGAAAATACCCCAGATTACGAACCGTCAAATCCTAAATCATGGCTGATATACCAAGactgtaagtatatttttataatttccttTAATcagttgataatatatttcaatatttaggtaataacttatatgGCTGGGCTATGTCTCAATACATGCCATATGGAGGTTTTAAGTGGGTCAAACCATCACTAGACGGTCTAAATGATTTAAACGAAACATCTCCCATCGGCCGAATATATGAAGTTGATTTGGTTTATCCGGCAGAACTTCATGGTCATCACAATGATTTACCCTTTCTGCCTCAAAACAGTATTCCACCAGGTTCTAAAGTGAAAAAACTTATGACGACACTAgaatcaaagaaaaattatgttatacactaTCGAAACTTGCAGCAAGCTATAGCCAACGGTCTCATagttgaaaaagtaaatatatatatatatatacacttatttagatttagattttaatatattaattttatcataggtGCATAGAGTAGTACAGTTTAATCAGTCTGCTTGGCTAGCTGAATATATCAGTCTTAATACAGAGTTGCGGAAGAAGGCAGTAAACGACTTTGAAAAGGACTTTTTTAAGCTGATGAATAATGCTGTTTTtggtatgttattataagttatagtaaggtttttttttttaattaattcctgTCGTTTATCCAGGAAAAACGATGGAAAGCATGAGGAAAAGAATTAACATACAACTAGTGTCTAGTGAACAACGTCTCCAGAAGCTGATAAATCGTTCAACATTCAAATATTGCACGACATATAACGAAAATCTAAATGCTGTCtcattggaaaataaaataatcgatttttgtaaacctatttatataggtaaattttcactttaatttttttttaacggtagatttt
Above is a window of Aphis gossypii isolate Hap1 unplaced genomic scaffold, ASM2018417v2 Contig00503, whole genome shotgun sequence DNA encoding:
- the LOC126554440 gene encoding uncharacterized protein LOC126554440 — its product is MASSLSTLSSNLITPGYEKFREIAKVFKPEDMPLVTRKGVYPYEYTDNWSKLEETSLPQKEEFYSTLTESNIENADYEHAKTVWDHFNCRSLGEYSDLYLKIDVLLLADVFENFRDLCLSTYHLDPAFYYTAPGFSFDCMLKYTSMKLELLSDYDMLLMIEKGIRGGLTQASMRYAKANNENTPDYEPSNPKSWLIYQDCNNLYGWAMSQYMPYGGFKWVKPSLDGLNDLNETSPIGRIYEVDLVYPAELHGHHNDLPFLPQNSIPPGSKVKKLMTTLESKKNYVIHYRNLQQAIANGLIVEKVHRVVQFNQSAWLAEYISLNTELRKKAVNDFEKDFFKLMNNAVFGMLL